The DNA sequence TTTAGTAGCACCGCAAATTGCGGTGCTTTTTTTTGCCCGTTACTGGTCCATTTCAACCATTTCTTTTACGTCAGAACGGTTAATCTGTTGCTTGTTGCCGTTGGCATCTTTGTAGCTGATCATACCGGTATCCGTATCAACGACGGGTTTGCCTTCCGCGACAATCGTGCGTCCATCATTGGTATGCATAACATAATTGCTTGAACAGGCAGCCAGAGCGAAAGTCATGGCGCAGGCGGCCATGATAGCAGCTAATTTTTTCATCTTTATATCTCCTTGCAGATAGTAACGCGATAAACCACCCGAAGCGCACGACCTGAAGACAAAAAGCGAGTAAATTGCCTGTCTTAAGGACGCTTATTTGCGGGTAATAGTTTAAACCTTGCATAATTCAGGATAACGCGCTTTTTCAACATTGCCAGAAAAGCGCCATTAAACCGCGCGGCCCCTGAAAAAACCGCACCAATCCATCATCCGCGTCGAGGAGAGTATGACGTCATTTTCCCCCGTTGAGTTTCGCCAGCAGTTTCCCGCGCTGGCCGATGCCGGTATTTACCTCGACAGCGCCGCCACCGCGCTCAAGCCGCAGGCGGTGATTGAAGCTACCCGGCAGTTTTACAGTCTGAGCGCGGGAACCGTTCATCGCAGCCAGTTTGCTGCGGCGCGCGAACTGACTGAGCGCTATGAAAATGCCCGGGGTCAGGTCGCCCGCCTGCTGAAAGCGCCAGCAGATAAAAATATCGTCTGGACGAAGGGCACAACGGAAGCCATTAACCTTGTGGCTCAGGGCTATTTTCGTCCGCGCCTGCAGGCCGGTGATGAAATCATTGTCAGCGAGGCGGAGCATCATGCCAATCTGGTTCCCTGGCTCATGGTGGCGGAACAAACCGGAGCCAGGGTGATTAAGTGGCCGATTGGCAACGGTTTCCTGCCTGATGTCGCGGCGCTGCCGGACTTAATCACCGCGCAGACCCGGGTGCTGGCGCTGGGGCAGATGTCGAACGTGACGGGCGGTTGTCCGGATATGGCCAGCGCGATCCAACTGGCTCATGAAGCAGGAGCAAAAGTGGTGATTGACGGTGCGCAAGGCGTAGTGCATGCGCCACCGGACGTTGTGTCACTGGACATTGATTTCTACGCTTTTTCTGCGCATAAGCTGTATGGCCCGATGGGTACCGGCGTGCTGTATGGCAAAACCGATCTGCTTGAAGAGATGCAGCCATGGCAAGGCGGTGGAAAAATGCTGACGCATGTCAGTTTTGCCGGCTTTACGCCTCAGGCAGTTCCCTGGCGTTTTGAAGCCGGAACGCCAAACGTGGCTGGCGTGATTGGGTTGAGCGCGGCGCTAAGCTGGCTGGAAAAGATTGATCTGGGAAGGGCAGAAAGCTGGAGCCGTGGTCTGGCGGATATTGCCGAAGAGCGCCTGTCGGCCCTTCCCGGTTTTCGCAGCTTCCGCGCCGACCGATCCAGCCTGCTGTCATTTGATATTGCTGGCGTGCATCATAGCGATCTGGTGACGCTGCTGGCTGAAAGCGGCGTTGCGCTACGCGCCGGTCAGCATTGTGCTCAACCTCTGCTGCAAGCGCTTGGCGTCAGTGGCACACTGCGTGCTTCTTTTGCGCCTTATAATACGCTTAACGATGTGGATGCGCTGGTCAAAAGCCTGACCTTCGCTTTGGAATTACTGGCAGATTAACTATGACTTCTTTATATGCTCCCCATCCGTTTGGCGATCTGATCACCGCCGACGGTTTAAAACAGAAATTCTCGGCGTTTACGCAGTGGGAAGATCGCTATCGTCAGTTGATTCTGACAGGCAAACAGCTGCCGCCGCTGGCTCCAGAGCTGAAAACGGCTGAAATCGAACTGAGCGGGTGTGAAAATCGCGTCTGGCTTGGTCATCAGAAAATGGCCGACGGCAGCCTGCATTTTTATGGCGACAGCGAAGGCCGCATTGTACGAGGATTGCTGGCGGTGCTGCTTGCCGCCGTGGAAGGCCAGCAGCCTGATGCGCTGTTACACCAGGATCCGCTAACCTTGTTCGACGAGTTGGGATTACGTAACCAGCTAAGCGCTTCACGCAGCGCCGGACTGCACGCGCTGGCGGAAGCGGTCATTAACGCAGCCAGGCAGGCTCAGGACTAAAAAGGCTTTAGTCGCGCGCCGCTTTCGCCATCATCTTTTTCAGAATATGCGAAACGGCCACGAAACCAAACGTTGCGGTAACCATGGTTGCCGCACCGAAACCCGAGGCACAGTCCATGCGCTTCGGCCCTTCCGCAGTACTGCGTGAAGCGCAAACCGAGCCGTCCGGCTGCGGATACATCAGCGCTTCGGTTGAAAATACGCAGTCGATGCCCAGCTTGCCCTTGCTGTTTTTCACCATCTTAAAATCACTTTTCAGGCGCTCACGCAGCTTGGCCGCGAGCGGATCCTGGATAGTTTTCGCCAGATCGGCCACCTGAATCTGCGTGGGATCGATTTGGCCGCCCGCGCCACCGGTCGTCACCAGCGGGATCTTATTCCGCCGACACCAGGCCAGCAGTGCCGCTTTCGGTCGTACGCTGTCGATCGCGTCAATAACGTAAGTAAAACCGCCGCTCATCAGCTCAGCGGTATTTTCAGCGGTAATAAAATCATCCACGCAGGTGACTTTGCATTCGGGATTGATCGCCAGGATGCGTTCGGCCATCACCTCCGTTTTCGCCTGGCCGACCGTCTCTTTCAGCGCGTGGATCTGCCGGTTGGTGTTGGTTACGCAGACATCATCCATATCGATCAGCGTAATCGCACCGATGCCGGTACGCGCCAGCGCTTCCGCAGCCCACGAGCCCACCCCGCCAATGCCCACCACACAGATATGCGCTTCGGCAAAAAGTTGCAGGGCTGACTGGCCGTATAAACGTGCCGTACCGCCAAAACGTTGTCGCCAGGCGTCAGAAAGAGCAGTCATGCTTTACCTCAAAATTCATTAGTCGCGGTTAGTCCTGCTGCGTAAACGACGCCGGACTGCCGTTTTGTGCCGTGGAAAAAAGCGGCGTACCCGCGCCCGGCGCGGCTTTCAGCACCCAGACGCGGCCATAATGGTTAAACCAGCCCGCCATATGCCCAGCCTGTTCACCAATCCCCTGATAGATATCAAAATGCTGGCCTTTAATTGCGCCGCCGACATCCAGCGAGACCATCATGCGCATCTCATATTTCCCGGTAAACTTGCCTTTATTGTCTAACAGAGGCACTTCAGCCAGCAGCGCTGTGCCGGGTGGGATCAGCGAACGGTCAGACGCCACGGACGCTTTAGCGACGAGCGGTACCGCACTGGCTCCACGCACCGGCGCAAAGTTTTCAGGTTTAAAGAACACAAAGGAAGGATTCTGCTCCAGCAGCTCCTGCACTTCTGCCGGGCTGTGCTCCTCGCCCCACTGGCGAATAGCCTGCATCGACATATCTTCCCGCTTCACTTCACCGCGGTCGATTAGCACCTTACCGATGCTGCGATAGGGATGACCGTTCTTTCCGCCGTAACCGAAGAACATCAGCGGGCGGCCATCGCCGTAATCCACATAGCCGCTGCCCTGCACATCCATAATGAAGTTATCCATCAGAGAATTGCTGTAGCCAACGACGTAGCGGTCATCAAGCGCGCCACGGTAGATTTCAGCACGACTTGGCAGACGGCGCTTACCTTTTGGCGGCATACGGTATAAAGGATACTGAAATTCGCCCTGCCGGGTATAGCGAGCGTGAATAACCGGCGTGTAGTAGCCGGTAAACTGCACGTTGCCGTAATTGTCTGTGCCTTCCATCTGGTAAGCATCCAGACCGAACTGGCGCAGCTGACGCGTATCGCCGCCCGCCATCAACCAGCCTTTGATTGCACTAAAGGTCGTGGTCTGCCGTGAAAACATCGCGGGTGAAGCAAACTGGATTTCCGAGACCTGATCGGCAAAATCTTTTCCATTAACCGGCCGCCCTTTCGCGCTGGGCTGATTAACCAGTCCCAGCGGCTGCTCCAGTTTTCCATCCTTATACTGCTGCCCACGGTCGGTAGGTTTAGAAGAACACCCCGCGAGCAGGGCAATCAGCGCCCCAGTGGCGATATACTTAGTCCAACGTGCTTTCATTGCTCGGCTACCTTTATGCGGAATTGCAGGCGAAGATAGCAAAGCGCCCTTAAGATTTAAACGCCCAGTCAGAAAAGAACGGCCATCTTTGATTGATAAACCACCAAATGGCAGATAAATTAAGCAGTAAGCCCTGTTTTCATCACTTTAGCGCAAAAAAGGGTTGCAAGAAAAACGACTCAGCGTATAGTGCGCATCCACGGACGCGGGATGGAGCAGCCTGGTAGCTCGTCGGGCTCATAACCCGAAGGTCGTCGGTTCAAATCCGGCTCCCGCAACCAATTCTCTTCGGAGAAAAGCAGTAAGCTGTCGTGATGGAAGCGACAGTCGTTCGGACGCGGGATGGAGCAGCCTGGTAGCTCGTCGGGCTCATAACCCGAAGGTCGTCGGTTCAAATCCGGCTCCCGCAACCATTTTCTCTCAGGAGAAAATGCGGTAAACCTGTCGTGACGGAAGCGACAACAGTAATTCGGACGCGGGATGGAGCAGCCTGGTAGCTCGTCGGGCTCATAACCCGAAGGTCGTCGGTTCAAATCCGGCTCCCGCAACCAATCAAGCACCCTTTTGGGTGTTTTTTTGTTTCTGGCATTCGCCAACCTTTCCCTGTGCTTATTTTCCTGCCGCCATCCAGTGGCCCTTCTTCCCTCTTTCCCGTCGTTTTCAGACCGGACGGACTTCCTCTGCCTCGTTAAGCCAGAAAGCTTTTGCCACCCAAACCTGTTATTTTTTAGGTGCCAATGGCGCACCATGAGCGAAATAAGCTTTAATCCCTGAAAAAATGGCGTGAGCGACCTGCTGCTGAAATTTGCTGGTGCGCAGTTTCCTTTCCTCTTCCAGATTACTGATGAACGCCGTTTCGACCAGAATCGAGGGAATGTCCGGCGCCTTCAATACCGCAAAGCCTGCCTGATCC is a window from the Pantoea sp. CCBC3-3-1 genome containing:
- a CDS encoding YgdI/YgdR family lipoprotein → MKKLAAIMAACAMTFALAACSSNYVMHTNDGRTIVAEGKPVVDTDTGMISYKDANGNKQQINRSDVKEMVEMDQ
- the csdA gene encoding cysteine desulfurase CsdA encodes the protein MTSFSPVEFRQQFPALADAGIYLDSAATALKPQAVIEATRQFYSLSAGTVHRSQFAAARELTERYENARGQVARLLKAPADKNIVWTKGTTEAINLVAQGYFRPRLQAGDEIIVSEAEHHANLVPWLMVAEQTGARVIKWPIGNGFLPDVAALPDLITAQTRVLALGQMSNVTGGCPDMASAIQLAHEAGAKVVIDGAQGVVHAPPDVVSLDIDFYAFSAHKLYGPMGTGVLYGKTDLLEEMQPWQGGGKMLTHVSFAGFTPQAVPWRFEAGTPNVAGVIGLSAALSWLEKIDLGRAESWSRGLADIAEERLSALPGFRSFRADRSSLLSFDIAGVHHSDLVTLLAESGVALRAGQHCAQPLLQALGVSGTLRASFAPYNTLNDVDALVKSLTFALELLAD
- the csdE gene encoding cysteine desulfurase sulfur acceptor subunit CsdE, with amino-acid sequence MTSLYAPHPFGDLITADGLKQKFSAFTQWEDRYRQLILTGKQLPPLAPELKTAEIELSGCENRVWLGHQKMADGSLHFYGDSEGRIVRGLLAVLLAAVEGQQPDALLHQDPLTLFDELGLRNQLSASRSAGLHALAEAVINAARQAQD
- the tcdA gene encoding tRNA cyclic N6-threonylcarbamoyladenosine(37) synthase TcdA, whose translation is MTALSDAWRQRFGGTARLYGQSALQLFAEAHICVVGIGGVGSWAAEALARTGIGAITLIDMDDVCVTNTNRQIHALKETVGQAKTEVMAERILAINPECKVTCVDDFITAENTAELMSGGFTYVIDAIDSVRPKAALLAWCRRNKIPLVTTGGAGGQIDPTQIQVADLAKTIQDPLAAKLRERLKSDFKMVKNSKGKLGIDCVFSTEALMYPQPDGSVCASRSTAEGPKRMDCASGFGAATMVTATFGFVAVSHILKKMMAKAARD
- the mltA gene encoding murein transglycosylase A; this translates as MKARWTKYIATGALIALLAGCSSKPTDRGQQYKDGKLEQPLGLVNQPSAKGRPVNGKDFADQVSEIQFASPAMFSRQTTTFSAIKGWLMAGGDTRQLRQFGLDAYQMEGTDNYGNVQFTGYYTPVIHARYTRQGEFQYPLYRMPPKGKRRLPSRAEIYRGALDDRYVVGYSNSLMDNFIMDVQGSGYVDYGDGRPLMFFGYGGKNGHPYRSIGKVLIDRGEVKREDMSMQAIRQWGEEHSPAEVQELLEQNPSFVFFKPENFAPVRGASAVPLVAKASVASDRSLIPPGTALLAEVPLLDNKGKFTGKYEMRMMVSLDVGGAIKGQHFDIYQGIGEQAGHMAGWFNHYGRVWVLKAAPGAGTPLFSTAQNGSPASFTQQD